The proteins below are encoded in one region of Anguilla anguilla isolate fAngAng1 chromosome 3, fAngAng1.pri, whole genome shotgun sequence:
- the LOC118222606 gene encoding M-phase inducer phosphatase 1-B-like, translating to MADALAAGSGAFPRGPHSPDPLLSPMSKLAHCFTGLGATQTGDTPRRCLDLSNISTGSADVAVGPESPCSAPLSDHAQSPQQDSPVPRNSRMKRLKSFLPRLLCSSPKPNSDSHRQGGPHDTNKENVATWSERQTQVQCLLQAPDPQTEGSGELSALGSPISAMPLSPAADFRGADDSDGFMEVLEEQEVESSTAVHMSSSMAQLLSDPLMNQEVDFSSVALFQREGRRLFRSPSMPERLDRPRLKRAPPPPTADPPIKRHRTFPAITEEEGTQDGGENGGTEGRKRRYLLKKTHSLCEVTQHMGGDGVNAELIGDFSKVYALPTVMGRHEDLKYITADTMCALLSGEFSSLIESFVVVDCRYPYEFEGGHIKGALNLPNTDEAVAHLLRQRLQARCPEKRLILVLHCEFSSERAPRTCRLLRRQDRSLNEYPALIYPEVYVLKGGYRDFYHLYRHLCEPQSYCPMHHEDHRDELLRFRTNSRASAEERRRREHITRLIKL from the exons ATGGCCGACGCCCTGGCTGCAGGTTCGGGCGCGTTCCCGCGGGGACCCCACTCCCCGGACCCCTTGTTGTCCCCAATGTCCAAGCTGGCTCACTGCTTCACGGGACTCGGCGCGACGCAGACCGG tgACACCCCCCGCCGTTGCCTGGACCTTTCTAACATCAGCACTGGAAGTGCCGACGTCGCCGTTGGACCAGAATCCCCATGCAGCGCACCTCTCTCCG ACCACGCCCAGTCTCCACAGCAGGACTCACCTGTGCCCAG AAATAGCAGAATGAAGCGGCTCAAGTCTTTTCTG CCTAGGCTGTTGTGCAGCAGTCCGAAGCCAAACTCTGACAGTCACCGGCAGGGGGGACCTCACGACACAAACAAGGAGAAT GTGGCCACCTGGAGCGAGCGGCAGACCCAGGTGCAGTGCCTGCTGCAGGCCCCAGACCCACAGACAGAGGGCAGCGGTGAGCTGAGCGCCCTGGGCAGCCCCATCTCAGCCATGCCCCTCTCCCCCGCGGCGGACTTCCGGGGGGCCGACGACTCGGACGGCTTCatggaggtgctggaggagcaggaagtGGAG AGCTCGACCGCTGTCCACATGTCCTCCAGCATGGCTCAACTGCTCTCTGACCCCCTGATGAACCAGGAAGTGGATTTCTCCTCT GTGGCACTGTTCCAGCGGGAGGGTCGACGCCTGTTCCGCTCGCCCTCTATGCCCGAGCGGCTGGACCGGCCGCGCCTGAagagagccccgccccccccgacgGCCGACCCGCCAATCAAGCGCCACAGAACTTTCCCCGCCATCACGGAGGAAGAAGGGACCCAGGACggaggagaaaatggagggacggagggcaggaagaggagg TATCTCTTGAAGAagactcactctctctgtgaggtcaccCAGCACATGGGTGGGGACGGTGTGAATGCTGAGCTCATTGGTGACTTCAGCAAG GTGTACGCTCTTCCCACTGTGATGGGGAGACACGAGGACCTGAAGTACATCACTGcagacaca aTGTGTGCCCTGCTGAGTGGGGAGTTCAGCAGCCTCATCGAGTCCTTTGTGGTGGTGGACTGTCGCTACCCTTACGAGTTTGAGGGAGGCCACATCAAG GGGGCGCTAAACCTGCCCAACACGGACGAGGCGGTGGCTCACCTGCTGAGGCAGAGGCTGCAGGCCCGTTGCCCCGAGAAACGGCTGATTCTGGTGCTGCACTGCGAGTTCTCCTCTGAGAGAGCGCCGAGAAC GTGCAGACTGTTGCGTAGACAGGACCGCAGTTTGAATGAGTATCCTGCTCTGATCTACCCAGAGGTCTATGTGCTCAAGGGTGGATACAGGGACTTCTACCACCTCTACAGG catctCTGCGAGCCGCAGTCGTACTGCCCAATGCACCACGAGGATCACCGGGACGAGCTGCTTCGGTTTCGCACCAACAGCAGAGCCTCCGCCGAGGAACGCCGGCGTCGCGAGCACATCACCCGCCTCATCAAGCTCTGA